From a single Paenibacillus sp. FSL R5-0345 genomic region:
- a CDS encoding glycosyltransferase, translating into MREYGDVPKLSIIICTYNRAPLLIKTLQSLLKLDYLEQAEIIVVDNCSKDDTEACVKKFIRTHGADVDIRYMMEPIQGLSAARNTGILASKSQLIAFLDDDAIPCRSWITTIVSTFQSKPEVMAMGGKISPIFESKRPDWLIKPFELPYTIVDLGSRIKEYPKQLHPCGANMAMRKLVFDISLFPLDLGRKGDSLLSGEETWLFGQIQKEGHSILYHPEMAVDHFVPAARLTEDWIMRRYYSQGISNAMKSEGIKGKLLLMGKTAAKLVYILADSILSRSKGRRLLNKCRLESIRGTLHMILNRERHSAAG; encoded by the coding sequence ATGCGTGAATACGGAGACGTTCCTAAGCTTTCCATTATCATCTGTACCTACAACAGAGCACCTTTATTGATCAAGACGCTTCAGTCACTTTTAAAGTTGGATTACTTAGAGCAGGCGGAGATCATTGTTGTGGATAACTGTTCCAAGGATGATACTGAAGCGTGCGTCAAAAAGTTCATAAGAACCCATGGAGCTGATGTGGATATCCGCTACATGATGGAACCTATACAGGGGCTGTCAGCGGCTAGGAATACAGGGATTCTGGCTTCCAAATCCCAGCTGATCGCCTTCCTAGATGATGATGCGATACCTTGCCGGAGTTGGATTACAACGATTGTCAGTACTTTTCAGAGTAAACCGGAGGTTATGGCTATGGGAGGCAAAATCTCTCCTATCTTCGAAAGTAAACGTCCGGATTGGTTGATTAAGCCCTTCGAACTTCCATACACCATTGTTGACTTAGGCAGCCGGATTAAGGAATATCCTAAGCAGCTTCACCCTTGTGGAGCCAATATGGCAATGCGGAAGCTTGTATTCGACATCAGTCTTTTTCCTTTAGACCTAGGAAGGAAGGGAGATTCTCTCCTCTCTGGGGAAGAGACCTGGTTATTCGGACAGATTCAAAAAGAAGGGCATTCCATTCTTTATCATCCGGAAATGGCCGTTGATCATTTTGTTCCAGCGGCTCGTTTGACGGAAGATTGGATCATGAGGCGGTATTATAGCCAAGGAATCTCAAATGCTATGAAAAGCGAAGGAATAAAAGGCAAGCTGCTTCTAATGGGAAAAACAGCCGCTAAGCTCGTGTATATCCTGGCTGATTCTATTCTTTCACGAAGCAAAGGGAGAAGACTTTTGAACAAATGCAGGCTGGAGAGTATTCGTGGAACGCTTCATATGATTCTCAATCGGGAGAGGCATTCCGCAGCGGGGTGA
- a CDS encoding WecB/TagA/CpsF family glycosyltransferase: MNQVNMFDVNFDNYDFMDLLDYIDKTIQERNQSYILTCNVDHVIKLRKDKEFQTVYSKAGAVVADGMPLIWASKMLGKPLKQKVSGADLFNRLGNAFEQRKYRLFFLGSAEGVAERAAMNLKTAHPGINVVGCYSPSYGFEHNEEENERIIEMLTECQPDIVFVGVGAPKQEKWIYRHYTSYQAPISIGVGATFDFLSGSVKRAPSFMQKTGFEWFWRLSQEPGRLWKRYLVDDAQFLLLLLKELRKRDKVKEGGLE; the protein is encoded by the coding sequence ATGAATCAAGTGAATATGTTCGATGTCAATTTTGATAATTATGATTTTATGGATCTGCTTGATTACATTGATAAAACCATTCAGGAGAGGAATCAGTCTTATATCCTCACTTGCAATGTAGACCATGTGATCAAGCTTCGTAAGGATAAAGAATTTCAAACGGTGTATTCGAAGGCAGGCGCAGTTGTTGCTGACGGAATGCCACTGATCTGGGCATCCAAAATGCTAGGCAAGCCGCTTAAGCAAAAGGTATCCGGAGCGGATCTATTTAATCGATTGGGCAACGCCTTTGAGCAAAGGAAGTACCGGCTGTTCTTCTTAGGCTCAGCTGAAGGCGTAGCGGAACGGGCAGCGATGAATTTGAAAACAGCGCATCCCGGAATAAATGTGGTTGGCTGTTATTCTCCATCCTATGGATTCGAGCACAATGAGGAGGAGAATGAACGCATTATAGAGATGCTGACTGAGTGCCAACCAGATATCGTGTTTGTTGGTGTAGGAGCGCCTAAGCAGGAAAAGTGGATTTATCGCCACTATACCTCTTATCAAGCTCCGATATCGATCGGAGTGGGAGCGACCTTTGATTTTCTATCAGGCTCAGTGAAACGAGCGCCTAGCTTCATGCAAAAAACAGGGTTCGAATGGTTCTGGCGGCTTAGCCAAGAGCCGGGTCGACTCTGGAAAAGATATCTTGTAGATGATGCACAATTTCTACTTTTATTACTTAAGGAACTGCGTAAGCGGGATAAGGTGAAGGAAGGAGGCTTGGAATGA
- a CDS encoding O-antigen ligase family protein: MTNFEWGSKLNVLPYGMLYLMSALFFGTAVIYQPMIAIAAVLLIILLGISISRPEWISYFVLITTAISINFLYDGSMFGMEILSLYKLVIVMLLVPCILVNGLRFRLSHPLWAMVALLVITFGSSIWLPEMTSSIAVKAFIGLSIPFVFLLINWKKNVAELQIKIICMLPLVSVVVGLLLQLAHVHNFLNIEYTGAVRIQGANIPAHLAMLAFMGVAIPFIEVKRNPQQARFFYIMLVLNFFILIGTGTRGPILALGLTVLYYFYDILRQYLKGRTYLLIPLLGAFFLIMVAVFWQLDNFEKRSFERQTDTAVDLSGRSEAWEYFLNKAADSPWSGRGLGAVTVANDGTLYKGFVVPHNEYIRFYFDGGYIGAILLMFSLLAVFILVYRALAPPIKPYYLLFIAAFLIYSFSDNTLSTVQFIIPFCWYLNCLYRSSQPTDSPQKEVIR; this comes from the coding sequence ATGACTAATTTTGAGTGGGGCTCCAAATTAAATGTTTTGCCATACGGGATGCTCTATCTCATGTCGGCCCTGTTCTTTGGAACGGCGGTCATCTACCAGCCGATGATTGCGATAGCTGCAGTGCTTCTGATTATTTTGCTGGGAATCTCGATTTCACGGCCGGAGTGGATCAGTTATTTCGTTTTAATAACGACGGCAATATCGATTAACTTTTTATATGATGGCAGCATGTTCGGAATGGAAATACTGTCACTTTATAAATTGGTTATCGTGATGCTGCTTGTTCCTTGTATTCTGGTCAATGGTTTGCGGTTTCGTCTGAGTCACCCCTTGTGGGCAATGGTGGCGCTTCTAGTGATTACCTTTGGATCTTCGATTTGGCTGCCAGAAATGACCTCATCCATTGCTGTTAAAGCTTTTATCGGTCTATCTATTCCATTCGTATTTTTATTAATTAACTGGAAAAAGAATGTAGCCGAGCTGCAAATCAAAATTATCTGTATGCTTCCCCTTGTTAGCGTAGTGGTTGGTTTGTTGCTGCAGCTTGCGCATGTTCATAATTTTCTCAACATCGAGTATACAGGCGCTGTACGGATTCAGGGGGCTAATATTCCTGCGCATCTAGCGATGCTGGCCTTTATGGGAGTAGCGATTCCATTTATAGAGGTGAAGCGGAATCCGCAGCAAGCACGCTTTTTCTATATCATGTTAGTTCTAAATTTCTTTATCTTGATTGGAACAGGAACAAGAGGGCCTATATTGGCACTTGGACTTACCGTTCTCTATTACTTCTATGATATTCTTCGTCAATATTTGAAGGGTAGAACCTATCTGCTAATTCCGTTGTTGGGTGCATTTTTCCTGATTATGGTCGCTGTCTTCTGGCAGCTCGATAATTTTGAGAAACGTTCCTTTGAGAGACAGACAGATACGGCTGTTGATTTATCAGGAAGGTCGGAGGCATGGGAGTATTTCTTAAATAAGGCTGCGGATTCTCCTTGGTCTGGCAGAGGGCTTGGAGCAGTGACGGTAGCAAATGATGGAACGTTGTACAAGGGTTTTGTAGTTCCGCACAACGAGTATATCCGCTTTTACTTCGATGGGGGATATATTGGCGCTATTCTGTTGATGTTCTCTTTATTGGCTGTATTTATTCTGGTGTACAGAGCATTGGCTCCGCCGATCAAACCTTATTATCTGTTATTTATTGCAGCGTTTTTAATCTACTCATTCTCCGATAACACGCTGTCGACGGTCCAATTTATTATTCCGTTCTGTTGGTACCTGAACTGCCTGTATCGATCTTCACAGCCAACCGATTCCCCACAAAAAGAAGTGATACGATGA